A single Pseudodesulfovibrio aespoeensis Aspo-2 DNA region contains:
- a CDS encoding DUF1045 domain-containing protein, which yields MPERFAVYFAPVRESDLGRFGSQWVGRCARTGLPVEQPALPGLSRDQLRELTSAPRHYGFHATLVPPFALRESCSADNFLTRVHAVAGELHPFDLPLLTIREIGNFIALVPARQEAVAALAETCLRALGAFREPPSLAELERQRSRGLTPTQERLLADWGYPYVLGEYLFHLTLTGPVRDKARRKTLLRRLAEFTEPLRKAAHPVRDICVFHQEFTEAPFFLTHRVPLGRDRR from the coding sequence ATGCCTGAACGATTCGCGGTATATTTTGCCCCGGTGCGGGAGAGCGACCTCGGTCGCTTCGGCAGTCAATGGGTTGGCCGATGCGCCCGGACCGGACTGCCTGTCGAACAGCCGGCGCTGCCGGGCCTCAGCCGGGACCAGTTGCGCGAGCTGACCAGCGCGCCTCGCCACTACGGCTTCCACGCCACCCTTGTGCCGCCGTTCGCGCTCAGGGAATCCTGCTCAGCCGACAATTTCCTCACGCGTGTCCACGCCGTTGCCGGGGAGTTGCACCCCTTTGACCTGCCCCTGCTGACGATCCGGGAGATCGGCAACTTCATCGCCCTGGTCCCGGCCAGACAGGAGGCTGTCGCCGCCCTGGCCGAGACCTGTCTGCGGGCCCTTGGCGCCTTCAGGGAGCCGCCGTCCCTGGCCGAGCTTGAGCGGCAAAGGTCCAGGGGGCTGACGCCGACCCAGGAGCGTCTGTTGGCGGACTGGGGCTATCCCTATGTTCTCGGCGAATACCTGTTTCACCTGACCCTGACCGGTCCGGTCAGGGACAAGGCCCGGCGCAAGACGCTGCTGCGACGGCTGGCGGAGTTCACCGAACCATTGCGCAAGGCAGCGCATCCTGTGCGGGACATCTGCGTTTTTCACCAGGAGTTCACCGAGGCCCCGTTCTTTCTCACCCACCGCGTCCCGCTGGGGCGTGACAGGAGATGA